Proteins co-encoded in one Zootoca vivipara chromosome 3, rZooViv1.1, whole genome shotgun sequence genomic window:
- the FAM98A gene encoding protein FAM98A: MEFELMENDILESLEDLGYKGPLLEDGALTQAASGGASSPEYTKLCAWLVSELRLFCKLEENVQATNSPTEADEFQLEMSGLLGEMNCPYTTLVSGDVTKRLLNQKNCLLLLTYLISELEAARMLCVNAPPKKAQEGGGSEVFQELKGICIALGMSKPPANITMFQFFSGIEKKLKETLAKVPANHVGKPLLSKPMGPVHWEKIEGINQAIANEYEVRRKLLVKRLDVTVQSFGWSDRAKSQTEKLAKVYQPKRATLTTKCAISVAHLLAARQDLSKIMRTSSGSIREKTACAINKVLMGRVPDRGGRPNEIEPPPPEMPPWQKRQDGPQQQSGGGRGGRGGYESSYGGRGGYEQGGHDRGGRGGYDQGGYDRGNRGGYDSSYGGRGGHEHGGHERGGRGRGGYDYGARGGGRGGKPQGGWTDGGGSGYQDVNYRDSNYRDASFQTGGYHGGGGYQGGGYGGYQSSYSGSGYQGGGGSYQQDNRYQDGHSNDRGGGRGGGRGRGRGGRGGQGGGWGGARGAQNFNQGGQFEQHFQHGGYQYNQSGFGQGRHFTS; this comes from the exons ATGGAGTTTGAGCTCATGGAGAATGACATCCTAGAGTCGCTGGAAGACCTCGG tTACAAAGGCCCATTGTTAGAAGACGGTGCTCTGACCCAGGCAGCTTCTGGTGGGGCCAGTTCCCCTGAATATACTAAACTCTGTGCTTGGCTAGTGTCAGAGTTAAGGTTATTTTGCAAACTAGAAGAAAATGTGCAAGCAACTAACA GTCCCACCGAAGCAGATGAGTTCCAGCTTGAAATGAGTGGGTTACTGGGTGAAATGAACTGCCCATATACAACATTAGTATCAGGAGACGTCACCAAGCGCCTTCTCAATCAGAagaactgcctgctgctgctca CATACCTCATCTCAGAACTGGAAGCTGCCAGAATGCTCTGTGTGAATGCTCCTCCCAAAAAAGCCCAGGAGGGGGGTGGTAGTGAAGTCTTTCAGGAGCTGAAAGGCATATGTATTGCTTTAGGCATGTCCAAGCCTCCTGCCAACATAACTATGTTCCAGTTCTTCAGTGGAATAGAAAAAAAG TTAAAAGAAACATTAGCAAAGGTTCCTGCAAATCATGTAGGAAAACCGTTACTGTCAAAACCAATGGGTCCAGTTCATTGG gAAAAAATTGAAGGTATTAATCAAGCCATAGCCAATGAATATGAAGTCCGGAGGAAATTGTTAGTGAAGCGTCTGGATGTGACTGTCCAGTCGTTTGGCTGGTCAGATCGAGCAAAG AGCCAAACAGAGAAATTGGCTAAAGTCTACCAGCCGAAGCGTGCCACCCTTACTACCAAATGTGCTATATCTGTCGCTCACCTCTTGGCAGCTCGGCAAGACTTGTCAAAGATTATGAGGACGAGCAgcgggtccatcagagaaaagaCTGCATGTGCTATTAATAAG GTATTAATGGGCCGAGTGCCTGACAGAGGTGGCAGACCCAACGAAATTGAACCTCCTCCTCCCGAAATGCCACCGTGGCAAAAAAGGCAAGATGGCCCTCAGCAGCAAAGTGGTGGAGGCAGGGGTGGCAGAGGTGGCTATGAGTCGTCCTACGGAGGTCGTGGAGGTTATGAGCAAGGGGGCCATGACCGAGGAGGCCGCGGAGGATATGACCAAGGAGGCTACGACCGTGGCAACCGCGGAGGGTACGACTCATCCTACGGAGGCCGTGGAGGCCATGAACACGGGGGTCACGAGCGAGGAGGACGAGGACGTGGTGGCTATGACTATGGAGCcagagggggaggcagaggaggcaAACCCCAAGGAGGCTGGACTGATGGTGGAGGAAGTGGCTATCAAGATGTCAACTATAGGGATAGTAACTACAGAGACGCAAGCTTTCAAACTGGGGGTTATCACGGTGGTGGCGGCTATCAAGGAGGTGGCTATGGTGGTTATCAATCTTCATATTCAGGAAGCGGATATCaaggtggtggtggcagctacCAGCAAGACAACAGATATCAAGATGGGCACTCCAATGATCGAGGTGGAGGCCGTGGAGGAGGCCGAGGCCGTGGTCGTGGCGGCCGTGGCGGGCAAGGAGGTGGTTGGGGGGGAGCAAGAGGTGCACAGAACTTTAAtcaaggggggcaatttgagcaGCACTTCCAACATGGGGGATATCAGTACAATCAGTCTGGATTTGGACAAGGAAGACACTTCACAAGCTGA